CTCCTGTTAAAGATTCCCTTTACGGAAATACAGACAGGTATAAAACGATGATGAACGTTCCCGTGGAAGGAGTTGATGCTAAATTTGAACTTAAAGCAGGAAAAATAGTTAAGAATGATGCTACTTACTCAGTATTTGAAGCAAAAGTGGCAAAGAAGGTTATATTGGCAGATTTAAATAAAGACCTTTTAGCGCAGGAAGTTCAAGTACAATCCGTAGATGGTGTTAACGGTCCAGACATTAAAGTAGGCTCTTTGGAAGAGGTAAATACTACCGGAAATTGGCCTAAAATTTACGATGCAGCAAAAGACAACTAAAATACAAAATACTATAAACAATAGACTGTCCGTTCAAGTTTCTTTGAACGGGCTTTCTTTTTTGGTAACAAATCCAGAAAACGAAGAGGCTATTTTTTTCCTGGAGAAAAAACTTGACTATAGTACTACTCCAGAAGAGTTGCTCATGGAGATAGAATCCATTATGTTCACAAATAACATATTGAATAGTACTTTCAGCGAAGTTTCCTTGGTATACTCCACACCCGTCTATAGCCTAGTGCCCGCTACCCTTTTTGATGAAACCAAAGCCAGCGAATATTTAAAGTTCAACTCCAGAATATTGGCCAATGACTACATGGCCCATGATATTCTGGAAAATTTGGAGATTGTTGTGGTGTATGTCCCTTTTATGAATATCAACAATTTTTTCTTTGAAAAGTACGGTTCCTTTAGCTACTACCATTCCGTTACCGTAATGCTGAAAACAATTCTTGAAAAAGAAAAATACTCGCTGCCCAAAATGTATTTGCACTTTCAGAAAAACAGTTTCGATTGTATTGTATTTAAGAATAGCGGATTGCAGCTTTGCAATAGCTACACTTACAAAACTCCCGAAGATTTTATCTATTATACTCTTTTCTGTATGGAACAATTAAGCCTAAGCCCAGAAAATCTTCCAGTAGTACTGTTGGGTGAAATTGAAAAAGAAGACGAAAATTTCAAAATTGCTTATTCCTACATCCGAAATTTAGAATTTTTGGATTCTGATTTTTCGAACAAAATTAATCTCAACCCCGCAAAATCGCACCAACATTTCATATTAAAAAATGTACTTTAATGCGTATCATTTCAGGAACATATAAAGGAAGAAGATTAACGGCGCCCAAAAACCTCCCCGTTCGCCCTACTACCGATTTTGCCAAAGAGGCCCTTTTCAACATATTAAGGGTTCGCTATTATTTTGATGAAATAAAGGTTCTGGATCTTTTTGCCGGAACCGGAAACATTAGCTTTGAATTTGCCTCGCGCGGTGTTCAAAATATTACAGCTGTGGATGCGCATGTAGGATGCGTTCAATATATAAACAAAGTTTCAGAAGAATTTGAATTCCCCATTACTACCATAAAGTCTGATGTAAACAAGTATTTGGAAAAAGCTTCAGGAAAATATGATGTTGTTTTTGCAGACCCTCCGTATGATTTCTCAACGGAAATTTTAAAAGAATTATTAGAAGAAATAATTAGCAAATCTTTGCTGAATACCGAAGGAATTCTTATTATTGAACACGCTAAACAAAATGATCTTTCCAATTTTCCACATTTTATTGAGGCCCGGAAATACGGAAGTTCCATATTTAGTTTTTTTGCTTAGTTATCCTTATGTTTATACTGCCCTTAAAACTCATTGAACTCGAATTTGTAAAAATTGAGTTTTATGAGCACTACATGATTTCCACCTTTATTGAAGGAATGACATTGAATAATGAAGATGTAGGTAAAATTCAGGAACTTTCCGCACAATTTTACCAAAACAAGCCCTTTGGTTACATTTCGAACAGGATAAATGATTACTCCCGAAACCTATCTCCAAACTCATATAACATTCAATTGCCCAACCTGTTTGCATTTGCAATAGTTTATAAATCGGAAACATCCCGTAAAGTTGCAAATTTTGAAAAGTTCTTTATAAAAGCCCCTTTTAAAACTTTCCAATCCCTATCTCAAGCTAAGCAATGGATGGGCGAAATGGCAGAGAACCTTCAATAGAAAAAAGCAGGCCTGTAAGCCGGGTTCTGTTACCGAAACTAGTTCGGCACCTTATCATTTATCTAGGCGTTCCGTTACCGAAACGCTCCATCTGCCTACCCTCCTGCATCGGGCGGGTACCCTCAAGCACAGGTTTACGTGGCATTTCACCGCATAGAGTTTACCTGATTTCACTACAGCATTACCTGTACATCCTTTCTGTTGCACTAGTCCTATCCCGAAACTGGTTCGGGACGACGGCCGTTAGCCGCTATGCTTCCCTATGGTGTCCGGACTTTCCTCTTCCGAAGTAACTTCGGCAGCGATAAGGCGGCCTGCTTTGCAAAAGTACTCCAATGTTAATAAATATAGGAAAATACAAACACCTATTTTTTAAAAACCCGCTCTACATCTTTATATTTGTTACCGAACTATGGAACACTTCATTGTATCAGCCCGAAAGTACCGGCCTGCCGTTTTTAAAGACGTTGTTGGGCAACAAGCTATTACCAATACGCTCGAAAATGCCATAGAAAATAACCATCTTGCTCAGGCATTGCTTTTTACAGGGCCACGTGGTGTGGGGAAAACAACCTGCGCTCGAATTCTCGCCAAAAAAATAAACCAGGACGGCACCGAAAAGGAAGGTGAGGATTTTGCATTCAATATTTTTGAATTGGATGCCGCTTCAAACAACTCTGTAGATGATATTCGCAACTTAATAGATCAAGTTCGAATCCCACCGCAGGTTGGAAAATACAAGGTTTATATAATTGATGAGGTGCATATGCTCTCTTCAGCTGCTTTTAACGCTTTTTTGAAAACGTTGGAAGAACCGCCGAAACACGCCATTTTCATTTTGGCGACTACCGAAAAGCACAAAATAATACCCACCATACTTTCACGCTGCCAGATTTTTGATTTCAGAAGAATTGGGGTTCGTGATATTAAGGATCACTTGGCAGAAGTAGCAAAAGCGGAAAACATTGAAGCCGAAGACGACGCGCTTCACATCATAGCCCAAAAAGCCGATGGTGCTTTGCGTGACGCACTTTCCATTTTTGATCGCGTAGTAAGTTTCGCTGGGAAAAACCTTACTCGCGAAGCAGTTACCGAAAACCTGAACGTACTTGATTACACTTGGTATTTCCAGATTACCGATTTGCTTTTGGAAAACAACATCCCGCAGGTTTTGGTTACTTACAACGAAATACTTTCAAAAGGCTTTGAGGGGCACCATTTTATTATGGGCCTTGCCTCCCACTTCCGCGATTTGCTTGTTTGCAAAAATCAGGAAACCATAAATCTTCTGGAAGTTGGCGAACAGGTAAAAACCATGTATTTTGAGCAATCGCAAAAAACAAGCACACAGTTTTTGATTGATGGAATTGATATTGCAAACACTTGCGACCTAAAATATAAAAACAGCCAAAACCAACGGCTCCTTGTTGAACTTTGCTTGATGCAGCTTGCTTCCCTGACTTTTCAGGGCGAAAAAAAAAACTCCAATAACGGCCGACGTTTCGTAATACCTCCCTCCTATTTTAAGAGCGAAATATATACTTCAGAAAAAATAACTTCTGCAGGAAATGTGTTACCAAAGCCTTTTAAGAAAGTTGGAGCAGAAATAGAGGAAAAAAATAGTGCGGTTCAAGAACCTTCAGAAGAAATTTCTTCTGAAAATGACACGTCTAAAAATACCATTTCCAAAGAAAATCCTGAGAGTGGAGAACCTAAAAAAGTAATTGAACGCCCACAAATCTTAGCAGAAAGAAATGCAAAAAAAGTTTCTGCACTTTCACTAAAAAGCATTCAAAAAAAGCAAGAAATAAAACAGGAACTGGTTGCAAACCAGCCCGATGCTGAAAATCTTCCCACAAACGAATTTTCTGAAGAAGAAATGCAGGCTGCCTGGACCGAATATACTACAAATGTTGAAAGCGATGGGAAATACAATCTGCTTTCACATTTAACGATGGGCGTTCCAAAACTGGACGGTTCCATCATTCACCTTGAATTCCCCAATCAAACCATAAAGACCGAAGTGGAGCGGGCAAAATATGAGCTGTTAGGTTTTTTGCGAGAGAAACTTCAGAATTACGACGTGGATTTAGACATTACCGTAAACGAAACCTCCGAAAAGCGATATGCATACACCACGCGCGAAAAATTTGAAAAAATGAAGGAAAAAAATCCATTAATTGAAAAGTTGCGCAAGGAATTTGATTTGGATATTTAAATAAGCTATAAGCCGAAAGCTTTAAGCTTTTAACCTTAAACTTTAATTAAAATGCTTGGTTTAAAACTTCCCACAGACCCGCGTTGGGTAAACATAGTTGAGAAAAACATAGAAGATATTCTTACCGACCACGCGTGGTGTGAACAGAAGGCAGCCTCCACGGCGGTTTCTTTGATTGTGAGTTTTCCTGAATATACTGAGCTCATTCAGGAAATGATTGCTTTGGTAAAGGAAGAAATAAGCCATTTCAAAATGGTTCACGACAAAATTCTGGAGCGTGGTTGGGTTTTGGGGCGTGACCGAAAGGATGAATATGTATTACAGATTGTACAATTTTTCCCTAAAGGCGGTAGCCGCACCACACAACTAGTCCACAGGTTACTATATGCAGCCTTGATTGAGGCGCGCAGCTGCGAGCGCTTTCGATTGCTCAGCGAAGAGCTGGAAGACAAGGAACTTGCAGAATTCTATAGGAAACTGATGGTAAGTGAAGCAAATCACTATACAATGTTTCTAGGCTTTGCACGCCAATACGGTGATAGAAAAGAGGTAGACCAAAAGTGGAACGAACTACTTTCCTTCGAAGCCGATGTAATGAAAGATTTGGGAAAACACCAATCCATCCACGGGTAATTTTTTTTGTAATTGTTCGAAATGGAACTGAAAAGAAAAAGCCTTGATCCCCACCATCTTTTAGCAACTTTAACGGGGTTTACATATTTTATACCTATACTTTTTGCTAGTTTAACAGGCTATTTTCTTGTACATACAATTCCGTTTATTGGAGCGTAAATAGAGGAAAAGGAACTCAAAAAAGCAAAAGCTTGGGGAAGAGTAAAGATAAAAATCACCTATAATTCAGGAAGAGTTATGGCTAATCTATCAAACAGTGCCAATCAAACTTTAAAAATAGCTTTGGCATTTATCACATTATTTATTTTATACCATCTTGCTGAATACATGATAATGTTCCAAAACAATGTCTTGGGCTTTTTCATTTTTCAAGTTTTATTTATCACAGCTGCGTGGCTGTTCGGAAAATGGTACAATAAACAAGGTTTAAAATGTTGGGGACTTCCCTTTTCAAAAACTATTTTGAGAAATATAGGCTTCGGAATATTACTGGGTGTGCTATTATATTCTATACCCTTTACAATTTCACTTGCCTTAGGTATTGAAATTGTAGTAAGCATTCCAGATGCCACTACGCTTATAAAGAGCAGTTTGCCCTTTGCCTTTGGAGTTATATTTTCTTCTTTTTCTGAAGATATATTGACCCGGGGACTGATTTATAGATATTTTAGAAATAAAGTCTCCACACTTCTACTTATAATTATCTCTGCAACCATCTATTTACTAAACCATATTTATAGGCTTACTGACGCTCCCGATACACTTCTTTATCTGTTTTTATTGGGGATAATTTTCATAATCCCGCTAGTAAATACAAAAAATTTATGGCTTACCGGAAGCATGCATTGGGCCGGAAATACTTTCTTCTTTGTTTCACACAACGTTGTGGAAACAAAAACGGGAAATGATCTTATCTCCTCGAACTATCTATTTTCCCTATGTTTAATCCTTTTTATACCAATAATATGGTATTTAAGTAAATTTACTTATTTAAAAGATTCAAAAAACACCATGGAATAGCGGAAGATTCAGATATAGCAGTTGTTAAACCTTACTATCGTGCTCACTTTCAATAAAAATAAATTGAATTATATTTGATTGATACTCCTAGGGTAAAAAGGTAATTATTTAATAAAAATGGCGAAAATCTTTAGACGCATTCGGATAGATATGCTCACAAACAATAGACTGGGCAAATACCTTCTATATGCTGTGGGAGAAATAATACTGGTGGTTATAGGTATATTGCTAGCCCTAAGCATAAACAATGCAAACCAAGAAAAAGCTACCCAGGCAAAGGAACTGGCTTATCTGAACGGTCTTAAAAATGAATTTCATGCCAATCAGCAAAAGTTGCAGAACCTTATTGATGTAAACAAAAAAAATTACGAAAGTGCCAAAAGCATTTTAGCTTTTGTTGATGATACAATAAAGACAAATGAAAAACGCCTATCGCAATTGCTTTTTGACGCTTTTGCATTTGAAATTGCCTTCAGCCCTAACAATTCCCTTTTAAATGAAATGATAAACTCCGGCAGCTTGAAAGATATATCAAACAACGAACTGCGCATACATCTTGCCTCCTGGGAATCGGTAATGGAAAATATAAAGTTTCAGGAGCAGGATTTGCGTACCCAACGTGAAAACGTGCGCGATTTACTCCGCAGCGAACAAGGAAGCATACGAACGGTTTTTGACCAAACGAAGGTTTCGCAACAAGTGCTCGACATCCCACCAAAGGAACACCGTTTCAGCAATAATGCGCTCGTACAAACAAGAACTTTTGAAAACAATCTGCTCACCTTCATCCTTACCAGTACGAGTGCAGAAACAGCCCATTATATACCCCTACTGCAGGAAATTGATAAAATCCTAAACCTTCTTGATACAGAGCTTAAAAGAGAATAAATAAAAATCCATGAGCACATTTTCCATCATTGTAATAAGCGTTATACTTCTACATTTAATAGTAGGTTTTGGGTGGCTTATTTATAAACTATCGCCACGAAAAAAAAATAAAAATACCAACGATAAATAAAAAAAATAACTGTCCGAAGCTATTCTGACCATAAAATTTTAGGTTATGAAAAACCTCATATCATTTTTAATACTACTAAGCACCACTTTTGGTTACTGCCAAACCATTACGGTTGACAACATTTTTCAACTGGAAATTAAAAAGGTGGACCAGCGCTCTAGACTTTTTCAAATGCACTTTAAAGGATATTATATACGAATACCAAAAGACAGTAAAAAAATACAGTTTAAAATAAAAGCCACTTCGCTTACCAACCAAAAAGAAACTTTTAACCCCAACAATATATACGTAGTGCTTCGTGATAAAAAACTGAGGCTGCGCCCTTTTGATGGCGATTTTATTCAATTGGTAGACGCAAAGCCGGACGACAAAACCCCCTACTATGGCTACCAGTACCGGCCAGAAGTTCCAGATACGTTTAAAAATTATGAAATGAAAGGTTTTAAAGATATTGAAACCTGCATTAATTATGGCACGGAAAGAAAACCCCACGAAAAACCTATCTATTTTAATACTCGGCAATTTAAAAAAGAAATCTTTAGCCTCTATTTTGCATTGCCGAAAGACCAAACTTCCGGAGAAATTTATTACGGCAATGTCAAATTGATGGATTTTGAATTGGACTAATCACTTCATATATAATGTTAGCTTTAATGCTATCTATTTTTCTCATAAACCTATAATGAACTACAAGTAACTATTCGAAATGGCAATGGCTGTAGTGGTTAGGGTTTTAATGTATAGTTGAAGTTACAGAGCTGCCTCAAGAATTCACCTCCAACTCTGCGGCAATCTTTTCATTATAAAGGCTTTTTACAATCCCGTCACTAAGTCCTATTTTGGGAACATATACATTTTTTGCCTTGCTCCATTTCATTGCAGAGAGATAGATACGCGTGGCCGGGATTACCACATCGGCACGGTCTGGGTTCATATCCAGTTCGGTAATGCGCTCTTCGTAGCTAAGCGATTTCATCAATTCGTAATAAGAAGAAAGATACAAATAGCTTAAAGGCTTTCCGAGTTTCTTGCCGCTCTTTTTAAAGATAGAGTTGATGTTTCCGCCACTACCAATCATAGAAACGTGTTTATAGTCTTTGAGTTCCTTTTTTATCCATAGTTCCATCTCACCCCAAATACTTTCATCCACACGATCTTCCAAAAGGCGAACCGTTCCCAGTTTAAAACTTTTAGAGGCCACATTTTTACCATTGGCAAAAACTGTAAGTTCCGTGCTACCGCCACCTACGTCTACATAAAGGAAAACCTTGTCATCCTGTATCAAATTCTTTAAATCTGTGGAAGCTATAATGGCCGCCTCGTCATTGCCATCAATAATATTTATGGATAGTCCACTTTTCTTTTCAATTGCTTCCGCAACTTGGCGCCCGTTGCTAGCTTCACGCATCGCAGAAGTGGCACAAGCTCTAAAACGGGTTATATTGTGGGTTTTCATGAGTAGTTTAAAAGCCGTCATGGCATCAACCATGCGGTTGGCGCTGTTTTCTGAAATCTTTCCATCCAGAAAAACTTCTGCTCCCAAACGTATGGGCACACGCACCAAGGAGGTTTTTTTAAAAAGCGTG
The Aequorivita iocasae genome window above contains:
- a CDS encoding DUF3822 family protein produces the protein MQQKTTKIQNTINNRLSVQVSLNGLSFLVTNPENEEAIFFLEKKLDYSTTPEELLMEIESIMFTNNILNSTFSEVSLVYSTPVYSLVPATLFDETKASEYLKFNSRILANDYMAHDILENLEIVVVYVPFMNINNFFFEKYGSFSYYHSVTVMLKTILEKEKYSLPKMYLHFQKNSFDCIVFKNSGLQLCNSYTYKTPEDFIYYTLFCMEQLSLSPENLPVVLLGEIEKEDENFKIAYSYIRNLEFLDSDFSNKINLNPAKSHQHFILKNVL
- a CDS encoding RsmD family RNA methyltransferase, which translates into the protein MRIISGTYKGRRLTAPKNLPVRPTTDFAKEALFNILRVRYYFDEIKVLDLFAGTGNISFEFASRGVQNITAVDAHVGCVQYINKVSEEFEFPITTIKSDVNKYLEKASGKYDVVFADPPYDFSTEILKELLEEIISKSLLNTEGILIIEHAKQNDLSNFPHFIEARKYGSSIFSFFA
- a CDS encoding DNA polymerase III subunit gamma/tau, coding for MEHFIVSARKYRPAVFKDVVGQQAITNTLENAIENNHLAQALLFTGPRGVGKTTCARILAKKINQDGTEKEGEDFAFNIFELDAASNNSVDDIRNLIDQVRIPPQVGKYKVYIIDEVHMLSSAAFNAFLKTLEEPPKHAIFILATTEKHKIIPTILSRCQIFDFRRIGVRDIKDHLAEVAKAENIEAEDDALHIIAQKADGALRDALSIFDRVVSFAGKNLTREAVTENLNVLDYTWYFQITDLLLENNIPQVLVTYNEILSKGFEGHHFIMGLASHFRDLLVCKNQETINLLEVGEQVKTMYFEQSQKTSTQFLIDGIDIANTCDLKYKNSQNQRLLVELCLMQLASLTFQGEKKNSNNGRRFVIPPSYFKSEIYTSEKITSAGNVLPKPFKKVGAEIEEKNSAVQEPSEEISSENDTSKNTISKENPESGEPKKVIERPQILAERNAKKVSALSLKSIQKKQEIKQELVANQPDAENLPTNEFSEEEMQAAWTEYTTNVESDGKYNLLSHLTMGVPKLDGSIIHLEFPNQTIKTEVERAKYELLGFLREKLQNYDVDLDITVNETSEKRYAYTTREKFEKMKEKNPLIEKLRKEFDLDI
- the miaE gene encoding tRNA-(ms[2]io[6]A)-hydroxylase, with the translated sequence MLGLKLPTDPRWVNIVEKNIEDILTDHAWCEQKAASTAVSLIVSFPEYTELIQEMIALVKEEISHFKMVHDKILERGWVLGRDRKDEYVLQIVQFFPKGGSRTTQLVHRLLYAALIEARSCERFRLLSEELEDKELAEFYRKLMVSEANHYTMFLGFARQYGDRKEVDQKWNELLSFEADVMKDLGKHQSIHG
- a CDS encoding CPBP family intramembrane glutamic endopeptidase translates to MANLSNSANQTLKIALAFITLFILYHLAEYMIMFQNNVLGFFIFQVLFITAAWLFGKWYNKQGLKCWGLPFSKTILRNIGFGILLGVLLYSIPFTISLALGIEIVVSIPDATTLIKSSLPFAFGVIFSSFSEDILTRGLIYRYFRNKVSTLLLIIISATIYLLNHIYRLTDAPDTLLYLFLLGIIFIIPLVNTKNLWLTGSMHWAGNTFFFVSHNVVETKTGNDLISSNYLFSLCLILFIPIIWYLSKFTYLKDSKNTME
- a CDS encoding DUF6090 family protein encodes the protein MAKIFRRIRIDMLTNNRLGKYLLYAVGEIILVVIGILLALSINNANQEKATQAKELAYLNGLKNEFHANQQKLQNLIDVNKKNYESAKSILAFVDDTIKTNEKRLSQLLFDAFAFEIAFSPNNSLLNEMINSGSLKDISNNELRIHLASWESVMENIKFQEQDLRTQRENVRDLLRSEQGSIRTVFDQTKVSQQVLDIPPKEHRFSNNALVQTRTFENNLLTFILTSTSAETAHYIPLLQEIDKILNLLDTELKRE
- a CDS encoding Ppx/GppA phosphatase family protein, translated to MLKIEKYGAVDIGSNAIRLLVMSVIEQEGKDTLFKKTSLVRVPIRLGAEVFLDGKISENSANRMVDAMTAFKLLMKTHNITRFRACATSAMREASNGRQVAEAIEKKSGLSINIIDGNDEAAIIASTDLKNLIQDDKVFLYVDVGGGSTELTVFANGKNVASKSFKLGTVRLLEDRVDESIWGEMELWIKKELKDYKHVSMIGSGGNINSIFKKSGKKLGKPLSYLYLSSYYELMKSLSYEERITELDMNPDRADVVIPATRIYLSAMKWSKAKNVYVPKIGLSDGIVKSLYNEKIAAELEVNS